ACATCTCCCATGCGCCTTGCAAGAACAGTCCCCACAGTACCAGAAGCCCAACGCCGGTGAGGCCGTTGTTGATGGCGTTGACCACCCCCAGCCCAACATGACGGCCAACCCAGGCCCAGCCAATCACCGCGCCAAGACCAGCATTTACATAGACAAAATAGCCAAAAGCGGTGCCTTCAGGCATCAACGGCATGATCAGGAATGAAACCACGATCCCGACAAGGGCCATGCTGAGGGCGGCAATCAATCGGGCAGCTGTGGGCATGATCTGTGCTTTCGGTCAGCGATGGGCAAGCGTGATCTGGGTCACGTCGCAGGTCTCTGCCTTGAAGGCGGCAGCGCAGGAGGTGAGGTAGAAATTCCACATTTTCCTGAAGCGATCATCAAATCCCATGGCGGCTATCTCATCCCAGCGGTTGTTGAATGTGGCGTGCCAGCGCCGCAACGTCTGATCGTAGCTATCACCGAATTCGAGCGATTTCATGACCTGAAGCCCAGCATTTTCCACCTGGGTCCGCAATATCGTGGGCGCGGGCAACATGCCGCCGGGAAAGATGTGCTTCTGAATGAAATCGACGCCGCGTTTGTAGACGGTCCAGCGCCGGTCCGCGACGGTGATGATTTGCAGGGTCGCCTGCCCGCCTGGGCGCAACCGGTCGCGGATCATGTTGAAATAGGCCGGCCAGTATTTTTCACCCACCGCCTCAAACATCTCGATTGAGGCGATCCCGTCAAAGGTGCCCTCGCAGTCACGGTAGTCCTGCATCCTGAGTTCCACCTGATCGGAAAGTCCTGCCTTTTCAATACGCTCTCGGGCGTATTTCAACTGTTCTTCGCTGATGGTCAGGCCAGTCACCCGCAGGCCGCGTTCGCGCGCGGCATATTCGGCAAAGCCGCCCCAGCCGCAGCCGACCTCCAGCACATGATCGCCGGGTTTTACCCCCATCTGATCCACCATAGAGGCATATTTGGCGGTCTGAGCGGCCTCCAGGCTTTCCTGTCCGGTTTTGAACAGCGCACTGGAATAGGTCATCGTATCGTCCAGCCAGAGCCCGTAAAAAGCGTTGCCGAGGTCATAGTGGTAGGAGATATTTGCCTTGGCCTGGGCGCGGTGGTTGCGTTGCAGCCAGAAACGGAATTGTTCATAGGCCCGGATCAACCCGCGCCCCGGAAACCCATCATAAACGGTGTCAGATCCAAGATGTATAAGATCCATAAAGGCCTGTAGGTCCGAGGTGCTCCACCAGCCATCAAGATAGGCGTCGGAAAACCCCAGATCCCCCTCGCGGATCAGCCGGGCAAAGCAATCGGGATTGTGGATGTGTAGATCAGCGGCTGGCCCGGGCCGTTGGCCACTGACGCGAAACACCCGCCCGTCCGGCAGGTGGATGTCCAGCTGCCCTACCTCCAGCGCGTGCAGCTGGTCAAAAATCGCTGCGAAGTAGCGCGGCAGATTGGCCTGTCCGTCGGTCGTTGTGAGCGCCATTCTGTCCTCCCCAAGACGTGCCCGCCCAAAAGGCTAGGCCAAATCAGGCGCTTCTGGCAAGGGATCTGTCAGTCGTCGGGCAGTTCCCGCTGTCCGTAAGCCTCCAGCGCACGGGCGCGTCCCTCCTTCAGATCAAGGAACGGCTCAGCGCGTGTGTCCTGAGGCGACAGCTCCCAGGACAGGGGGGTGGCGCGGTAGAAATCCAGCGCAGTTTGCGGCGGATTGGCCTGACCTTCGGCGATCCAGGCAGATTGGTAGCGGCCCTTGGGGTCGAATTTCTCCAGCTGCCCATCGGGGTTGAAAATCCGAAAGAACGGCGAGGCATCGGGGCCGGACCCGGCCACCCACTGCCAGCCCATGGCGTTGGAGGCCGGATCCCAGTCCACCAGACATTCCTCAAACCACTGCTGGCCGATGCGCCAATGGGTGAGCATATGTTTGGTCAGAAAGCTGGCGACGATCATCCGGGCGCGGTTGTGCATTTTGCCGGTCACATAGAGTTCACGCATGGCGGCATCGACGAAATTATACCCCGTCTGGCCACGTCGCCAGGCATCGACCTGTTCGTTCTCCTGTTCGGACCAGCGGAAACTCTCCCACTCCGGCCGCCAATTTCGGGTCAGGATATGCGGTGTGTGGAACATCAGGTGGTAGGCAAATTCGCGCCAGACGATTTCCTTGAGGAAATGTTCTGCGCCGGATTTCCCTGCCCGGCGCGCCTCCAACCCATGATGCCACATGCGGCGCGGGCTGATCTCTCCCCAAGCGAGGTTTTCAGACAGGCCCGAGGTGGCATCCACAGCCGGAAAGTCGCGATCCTGTTTGTAGTCGGCGACGCGGGTGTCGAGGAACTCTGCCAGCCGCTCCTGCGCGGCATCTTCCCCAACGCGGCAGTATTGCGCCACCACATCTGCGCCACGGCGCATGGCGGCAGCCATCTGCCAGCTGTCGAGATCATCTGAGGTCGGCCAGTGCGCGGGCGCCGGGATTCGTGATGGGGCGGCGATCAGCCCGTCGACATCGCGGTCGCGCACAGATTTCCAGTAGGGCGAATAGACCCGGTACATGCCGCCAGTCTTGGTCTCAACCGTCCAGGGTTCAAACAGCAGATGGCCGCCAAAGGATTTGGCCGCAATCCCCTGTCCCTTCAGCTGTTCCTTGATGCCCGTATCGCGGGCGATAGCCTGCGGGTCGTAGGCACGTGTCCAGTGGACCGCGCCCGCACTGGTTTCTGTGATCAGCTGTGTCAGCACCTCCTGCGCGGGCCCTCGACGCAGGATCAGCCGCGCGCCGCGCCGCTCCAATTCCTTGGCCAGATGCGCCAGCCCCAGCCCCAGCCGGAACCGTGGCGCGGCCCCCAGATCCTCGTCCAGCGTATCAAAGATAAAGACAGGGATAACCGGAACACCGGCAGCAACAGCCGCGTCCAGCGCAGGGTTATCGGCAAGACGCAGGTCGCGCCGCACCCACCAGATGATCGGGGCGTTGCTCGGTTTCTCGTCAGTCATGAAGCGCCTGTCCTTTGGGTCTCGTCACTTGCTCAAGACGCGAACTAGGGCCTCCATCAGCTGTGTCATCTCCTTTTTCGAGGTGTAATGCGTAAAACTGAGCCGCAGCACACCATCGCTGGTCGACACGCCCATCGCGTTGAGCGCGCGCAGGGCGTAGAAATCGCCGCCACCGGCCATGATGCCGTGCTCCGCCAGTTCTGCGGCGACGCCTTCGGCGGGACGATCCAACGCCAGCGCCACAGTGGGCGCGCGTTTGCTGGCATCAGACGGGCCGATCAGGCGCAGATCATTGCGGTCCTTCACCATGTCCAGCAGCGGTTGCAGCAGCTCCACCTCATGGGCGCGCATCAGATCGTGGACAAAGGCGCCCTGCGTCGCTCCTTCGGTCAGGGGGCCACCGTGGTGATGGGCCAGTGTCGCAATATAGTCGGCCATTCCGGCGCAGGCCGCGACCTGCGCATGATCCGGCCCCGCCGGTGTGAAGCGTTTGTAAAGCGTATCACCGTTGAAGAAATGTCCCTGATTGGGCAGCAGCTCCCCCAAGGCACGGCGGATCACCATCAGCCCCTGATGCGGCCCATATGTCTTGTAGGCGGAGAACAGATAGATATCGGGGCCCAGCTCGCCAACATTGGGCAGGCCATGCGGCGCGTAGGAAACACCATCAACGCAGACAAAAGCGCCCGCCGCATGGGCCAGTGCGGTGATTTCGGTGACCGGGTTCAGCTCCCCGACCACGTTGGAGCAATGGGGAAAACAGACCAGGCGGACCTTTTCATCCAGCAGATTTTCCAGATCTGCGGGGTTCAGATGGCCGGTCTGCGGGTCGATCTGCCACTCGCGGACCTCAATCCCCGCATCGGCGAGACGCCGCCACGGACCGCTGTTGGCCTCGTGGTCCTGATTGGTGACGATGATGGCCTCCCCTGGAGACAGGAACTGACGAAAGGCCTGCGCCAGCACATAGGTGTTCTGCGTGGTGGAGGGGCCAAAGCTCAACTCATCGGTGTCAACACCCATGATCTTGGCCAAGCGGTGCCGCGCCTCATCCATTTCGGCCCCAGCCAGGGTCGAGGCCTCATAAGGCGCATAGGGCTGCACTTTGCGTTCGGTGTAGAACCGCGTCAGCCGGTTGATCACCGGCTGGCAGGTATAGGAGCCGCCAGCATTTTCGAAAAACGCCTGACCTTGCAAATTCGCTGCTGCAAATGCCGGAAACTGGCTGCGGACGAAATCGATATCGAGGGCCATGGTCTCTCCTTATGTCTGTCTCAAAAGAAGTGCCGTTCCATGCGGCCAAGGTCAAGCGCGGAGGTGGTCTTGGCTAATGACAGTTTCTGACATTACGACCCGTTAGCAAGGGGGTGTCATTTACCAAGAGGAGACGACAGATGGCTTATGAACCCAAGGATTTTCTGGTCTGGGGAGAGCTGCCGGTGACCGATATGGACCGGGCATGCGCGTTTTATGAAACCGCAACGGGTGCCAAGCTGGAGCTGGTCACCGACGGGCCAAACCCGATGTTGCTATTTCGCCCCAAGGATCGCGCCAATGGTGTGGCCCTCAGCATCTATCCCGGCACGCCCGCCCCGGATGGCGTCGGCCCTACCCTGCATCTGGCCGCCGAGGGCACGCTGGCCGACGTCATGACGCGGGTAACATCGGCCGGCGGCGAGGTGATCTCGGAACCTGTCCCACTGCCGGGTGGACGGTTTTTCTACGCAAAGGATCCTGATGGAAATTCGGTCGGATTTTATGAGGCGACCGCCTGATAAAAGGCGAAACGCCCCGGATCGTCTCCGGGGCGTTTTATCATGTCAGATATCGTACTGGCGGCGCTTATCGCGTTTCGGTTTGTAAGCCGCGCACAATGGCCCAGCACATCAGCAACAGCACCACCGTGAAGGGCAAGCCTGTGGAGATCACCATAGCCTGTAGTGCAACCAATCCCCCGCCAAGCAGCAGAACGATGGCAACAGCCCCTTCGAACACGCACCAGAACACCCGCTGCGGCATCGGGGCGTCAACCTTGCCCCCCGCGGTGATCGTGTCGATCACCAGCGAGCCGGAATCCGAAGACGTGACGAAGAACACAATCACCAGCAGGATACCGACAAAGGAAGTGATGGACGCAAGCGGCAACTGATCCAGCATCTTGAACAGTTTCAGCTCCAGTGCTGCATCCTGCGCGCCAGTATAGCCATCTGCCACCACCTGATGGATGGCGGTGCCGCCAAAGACGCTCATCCACAACACGCAGACAAGGCTGGGGATCAGCAAGACGCAAATGATGAATTCGCGCACAGTACGGCCCCGGCTGACACGCGCAATGAACATGCCCACAAAGGGTGACCAGCTGATCCACCACGCCCAGTAAAAGGCGGTCCAGCCCTGGCTGTAGTTGGCATCCTCGCGTCCGAAGGGCATCGAAAGTGCCGGGAGATATTGCACGTAGGCCAGAAGGCTGTCGAAAAACCCGGTGATGATCAGCAGTGTCGGGCCGACAAGCAGCACAAAGATCAGCAGCAGGAAAGCCAATCCCATGTTGATTTCGCTCAAAATTTTGACGCCGCCATCAAGGCCGCGCAGCACAGAGATCAGCGCCACGGCGGTGATGGCCGAGATCAGAACAACTTCTGTTGTGGCCCCAACGGGCACGCCAAACAGCTCATTCAAACCGGCATTGGCCTGTGTCGCGCCAAAGCCAAGCGATGTCGCAAGACCAAAGAGCGTGGCAAACACCGCCAGAATGTCGATGATATGGCCAGTCCAGCCCCAGACCCGTTCGCCGAAAATCGGATAGAAGGCCGAGCGGATAGTGAGCGGCAGACCTTTGTTAAAGGAGAAGAGTGCCAGTGACAGCGCCACAATGGCGTAGATTGCCCAAGGGTGCAGGCCCCAGTGATAGATCGTCGCCGCCATGCCGAGACGCACGGATTCCGCACTGTCCCCGGCGGCGCCGCCAAGCGGGGCCCAGTCAGTACGCGCCCCATTTTCGCCCATGCTTACCCCGCCAAAGGAGGTGGAATAATGGCTCATCGGTTCGCTGACGCCGTAGAACATCAGACCGATGCCCATACCCGCCGCGAACAGCATCGCAAACCAGCCAGTATAGGTATAATCTGGTGCCGCATCCGCACCGCCCAGACGCACCTTGCCCCAGGGCGAAACGATCAGGAAAAAACAGAACAGGACGAAGAAGTTGCCGGCGCTAAGGAAAAACCAGTCAAACGAGCTGGTCACCGCCGGACGCAGCCAGCCAAAGAAAGCGGCGGCCTG
The nucleotide sequence above comes from Phaeobacter inhibens DSM 16374. Encoded proteins:
- a CDS encoding SAM-dependent methyltransferase → MALTTTDGQANLPRYFAAIFDQLHALEVGQLDIHLPDGRVFRVSGQRPGPAADLHIHNPDCFARLIREGDLGFSDAYLDGWWSTSDLQAFMDLIHLGSDTVYDGFPGRGLIRAYEQFRFWLQRNHRAQAKANISYHYDLGNAFYGLWLDDTMTYSSALFKTGQESLEAAQTAKYASMVDQMGVKPGDHVLEVGCGWGGFAEYAARERGLRVTGLTISEEQLKYARERIEKAGLSDQVELRMQDYRDCEGTFDGIASIEMFEAVGEKYWPAYFNMIRDRLRPGGQATLQIITVADRRWTVYKRGVDFIQKHIFPGGMLPAPTILRTQVENAGLQVMKSLEFGDSYDQTLRRWHATFNNRWDEIAAMGFDDRFRKMWNFYLTSCAAAFKAETCDVTQITLAHR
- a CDS encoding VOC family protein — protein: MAYEPKDFLVWGELPVTDMDRACAFYETATGAKLELVTDGPNPMLLFRPKDRANGVALSIYPGTPAPDGVGPTLHLAAEGTLADVMTRVTSAGGEVISEPVPLPGGRFFYAKDPDGNSVGFYEATA
- a CDS encoding TrgA family protein, producing the protein MPTAARLIAALSMALVGIVVSFLIMPLMPEGTAFGYFVYVNAGLGAVIGWAWVGRHVGLGVVNAINNGLTGVGLLVLWGLFLQGAWEMFRLAMRNRYDDPFEALSAIFVIGLDFFFVMAVPHVLLALVIGGILAGLVTENAAARWR
- a CDS encoding BCCT family transporter, with amino-acid sequence MTDETANQGIPAPDGEAAVIDTEYEIGQDNLEGSVGPIGFDIHNPVFMVSGISIMLFVFYALVLPEQAAAFFGWLRPAVTSSFDWFFLSAGNFFVLFCFFLIVSPWGKVRLGGADAAPDYTYTGWFAMLFAAGMGIGLMFYGVSEPMSHYSTSFGGVSMGENGARTDWAPLGGAAGDSAESVRLGMAATIYHWGLHPWAIYAIVALSLALFSFNKGLPLTIRSAFYPIFGERVWGWTGHIIDILAVFATLFGLATSLGFGATQANAGLNELFGVPVGATTEVVLISAITAVALISVLRGLDGGVKILSEINMGLAFLLLIFVLLVGPTLLIITGFFDSLLAYVQYLPALSMPFGREDANYSQGWTAFYWAWWISWSPFVGMFIARVSRGRTVREFIICVLLIPSLVCVLWMSVFGGTAIHQVVADGYTGAQDAALELKLFKMLDQLPLASITSFVGILLVIVFFVTSSDSGSLVIDTITAGGKVDAPMPQRVFWCVFEGAVAIVLLLGGGLVALQAMVISTGLPFTVVLLLMCWAIVRGLQTETR
- a CDS encoding cryptochrome/photolyase family protein gives rise to the protein MTDEKPSNAPIIWWVRRDLRLADNPALDAAVAAGVPVIPVFIFDTLDEDLGAAPRFRLGLGLAHLAKELERRGARLILRRGPAQEVLTQLITETSAGAVHWTRAYDPQAIARDTGIKEQLKGQGIAAKSFGGHLLFEPWTVETKTGGMYRVYSPYWKSVRDRDVDGLIAAPSRIPAPAHWPTSDDLDSWQMAAAMRRGADVVAQYCRVGEDAAQERLAEFLDTRVADYKQDRDFPAVDATSGLSENLAWGEISPRRMWHHGLEARRAGKSGAEHFLKEIVWREFAYHLMFHTPHILTRNWRPEWESFRWSEQENEQVDAWRRGQTGYNFVDAAMRELYVTGKMHNRARMIVASFLTKHMLTHWRIGQQWFEECLVDWDPASNAMGWQWVAGSGPDASPFFRIFNPDGQLEKFDPKGRYQSAWIAEGQANPPQTALDFYRATPLSWELSPQDTRAEPFLDLKEGRARALEAYGQRELPDD
- a CDS encoding aminotransferase class V-fold PLP-dependent enzyme; protein product: MALDIDFVRSQFPAFAAANLQGQAFFENAGGSYTCQPVINRLTRFYTERKVQPYAPYEASTLAGAEMDEARHRLAKIMGVDTDELSFGPSTTQNTYVLAQAFRQFLSPGEAIIVTNQDHEANSGPWRRLADAGIEVREWQIDPQTGHLNPADLENLLDEKVRLVCFPHCSNVVGELNPVTEITALAHAAGAFVCVDGVSYAPHGLPNVGELGPDIYLFSAYKTYGPHQGLMVIRRALGELLPNQGHFFNGDTLYKRFTPAGPDHAQVAACAGMADYIATLAHHHGGPLTEGATQGAFVHDLMRAHEVELLQPLLDMVKDRNDLRLIGPSDASKRAPTVALALDRPAEGVAAELAEHGIMAGGGDFYALRALNAMGVSTSDGVLRLSFTHYTSKKEMTQLMEALVRVLSK